In Acidobacteriota bacterium, one genomic interval encodes:
- a CDS encoding beta-ketoacyl-[acyl-carrier-protein] synthase family protein: MPPTVPRVAITGIGVVSPFGVGRERFWSAVAAGESGTRAIDAFDAAAYPCQVAAALPLVTVDDVPPVPGDDETSLAAATGSGARADPKRYARVSLAAVVAAREAWNDAGLRIGEPGAGVILGTGAGGIDVGERQYREFFAGDPKRVTPYAIPVSICGMVSSEVSISLRLHGVSHVLSTGCTSSTDAVGYAAALLRSGDAEVVLSGGADACVTPGMIYGFSRMRVMATRFNDRPAEASRPFDRDRDGFVLGEGAYLLVLETEHRARRRGARVYAFVDGYGSTCDAYHRVQMDPDGTEIVRAMRLAIDRAGKRVDDIGYVNYHGTSTPLNDAVEARTVRRLLGARADAVPGSSIKSMIGHPQGASGAAGVVATALALHRGFLPPTINLRHPDPACDLDFIANVGRPAEVATALCNCLGFGSKNSALVLGASR, translated from the coding sequence ATGCCCCCCACCGTTCCACGCGTCGCGATCACCGGCATCGGCGTCGTCTCGCCGTTCGGCGTGGGCCGCGAACGGTTCTGGTCGGCCGTTGCCGCCGGGGAGAGCGGGACCCGCGCCATCGACGCGTTCGACGCGGCGGCGTATCCCTGTCAGGTCGCGGCCGCGCTGCCGTTGGTGACGGTCGACGACGTGCCGCCCGTGCCGGGCGACGACGAGACGTCCCTGGCGGCGGCGACCGGCAGCGGCGCACGGGCCGACCCGAAGCGATACGCGCGCGTGTCGCTCGCGGCGGTCGTCGCGGCGCGTGAGGCCTGGAACGATGCCGGGCTCAGGATCGGCGAGCCCGGCGCCGGCGTGATCCTCGGCACGGGCGCCGGGGGCATCGACGTCGGCGAGCGCCAGTACCGCGAATTCTTCGCGGGCGACCCGAAACGCGTCACCCCGTATGCCATTCCCGTGTCCATCTGCGGAATGGTCTCGAGCGAAGTGTCCATCTCGCTTCGGCTGCACGGCGTGAGCCACGTGCTCTCGACCGGCTGCACGAGCTCCACCGACGCGGTCGGCTACGCCGCAGCCCTGCTGCGCAGCGGCGACGCGGAGGTCGTGCTCTCGGGGGGCGCCGACGCCTGCGTCACCCCGGGCATGATCTACGGCTTCTCGCGCATGCGGGTGATGGCGACGCGGTTCAACGACCGGCCTGCGGAGGCGTCGAGGCCCTTCGACCGCGACCGCGACGGCTTCGTGCTGGGAGAAGGCGCCTACCTGCTGGTGCTCGAGACCGAGCATCGGGCGCGCCGTCGTGGCGCGCGCGTGTACGCGTTCGTGGACGGCTACGGCTCGACGTGCGACGCCTACCACCGGGTGCAAATGGACCCGGACGGGACGGAGATCGTCCGGGCGATGCGCCTGGCGATCGATCGCGCCGGGAAGCGCGTCGACGACATCGGCTACGTCAACTACCACGGGACCTCGACCCCGCTCAACGACGCCGTGGAGGCCCGAACGGTGCGCCGGTTGCTCGGGGCGCGCGCGGACGCCGTCCCGGGTTCGTCCATCAAGTCGATGATCGGGCATCCGCAGGGCGCAAGCGGCGCAGCGGGCGTCGTCGCCACGGCCCTCGCCCTGCACCGCGGCTTCCTGCCGCCCACGATCAATCTGCGCCACCCCGATCCGGCCTGCGACCTCGACTTCATCGCCAACGTCGGCCGCCCCGCCGAGGTCGCCACCGCGCTGTGCAACTGCCTCGGATTCGGCTCGAAGAACAGCGCCCTGGTGCTGGGGGCGTCGAGATAG
- a CDS encoding MoxR family ATPase, whose translation MASTTERPAAELVARVAEGRQSLLAELRKVIVGQDEVIEQVLAALFTGGHCLITGVPGLAKTLLVKTLADVLDLTFKRIQFTPDLMPSDITGTEILDEQGGARSLRFVRGPVFAQIVLADEINRTPPKTQAALLEAMQERHVTASGRTYALDPPFFVLATQNPIELEGTYPLPEAQLDRFMLNVVMTYLPEDEEVRVVTQTTGAEQAAPRRVLSGDDILAFQRVVRQVVVSEDVARYAVRLVGASRPGRPGGFDFVDKWVKWGAGLRASQALILGGKARALMRGRFAVSVGDVRALAHATLRHRVMTNFYAESERIDPDAIVTRLLDAVPAPQSGM comes from the coding sequence ATGGCATCGACCACGGAACGTCCGGCCGCCGAGCTCGTCGCGCGTGTGGCCGAGGGGCGCCAGAGCCTCCTCGCGGAGCTGCGCAAGGTGATCGTCGGCCAGGACGAGGTCATCGAGCAGGTGCTGGCGGCCCTGTTCACCGGTGGCCACTGCCTCATCACCGGCGTGCCGGGACTGGCGAAGACCCTGCTCGTCAAGACGCTGGCCGACGTGCTCGACCTGACGTTCAAGCGCATCCAGTTCACGCCCGACCTGATGCCCTCCGACATCACGGGCACCGAGATCCTCGACGAGCAGGGAGGCGCCCGCAGTCTGCGCTTCGTCAGGGGGCCCGTCTTCGCGCAGATCGTCCTCGCCGACGAGATCAACCGGACCCCGCCGAAGACGCAGGCCGCGCTGCTCGAAGCCATGCAGGAACGCCACGTCACCGCGTCGGGACGGACCTACGCGCTCGACCCGCCGTTCTTCGTGCTCGCGACGCAGAACCCGATCGAGCTCGAAGGCACGTATCCGCTGCCGGAGGCCCAGCTCGATCGGTTCATGCTGAACGTCGTGATGACCTACCTCCCCGAGGACGAAGAGGTACGCGTCGTGACCCAGACGACCGGCGCCGAGCAGGCCGCCCCGCGGCGCGTGCTCTCGGGCGACGACATCCTCGCGTTCCAGCGGGTCGTGAGGCAGGTCGTGGTGTCCGAGGACGTGGCGCGCTACGCCGTGCGCCTGGTCGGCGCCTCGCGGCCCGGCCGGCCCGGCGGCTTCGACTTCGTCGACAAGTGGGTGAAGTGGGGAGCGGGTCTGCGCGCCTCGCAGGCGCTGATCCTCGGGGGCAAGGCGCGGGCCCTGATGCGCGGCCGGTTCGCGGTGTCGGTGGGCGACGTTCGGGCGCTCGCGCACGCCACGCTCCGTCATCGGGTGATGACGAATTTCTACGCCGAGTCCGAACGCATCGATCCCGATGCCATCGTGACGCGGTTGCTCGACGCGGTCCCGGCACCGCAGAGCGGCATGTGA
- a CDS encoding DUF4159 domain-containing protein codes for MSERPPSVVRRARWALLWAVGAAVVAGSGLLVAPLADAQIARAADSRFAGLEWTFVRIRYSSWNTEGFRARYWSDPWAIDGPAAEQNLSRRVGSVTSIQVNEPIVLTIEDPELWKYPWIYFVEPGNLQLTEAEVPILREFLLRGGVAVFDDFHGQFEWSVLEKELKRVFPDRAIVEMTADHPVFRCFYQLDRYPQIPGLGSFFRGRTWEKGGFEAGLFTIYDDGGRPMVYINFNTDMGDGWEWSNAEEYPGYIQYTAEAYRMIINEIVYALTH; via the coding sequence ATGAGCGAGAGGCCCCCGTCCGTCGTTCGGCGCGCGCGGTGGGCGTTGCTGTGGGCCGTTGGCGCCGCGGTCGTGGCCGGCTCCGGACTGCTGGTCGCGCCGCTCGCCGATGCGCAGATCGCGCGCGCGGCCGACAGCCGGTTCGCGGGCCTCGAGTGGACGTTCGTCCGCATTCGGTACAGCTCGTGGAATACCGAGGGCTTCCGCGCGCGCTACTGGAGCGACCCGTGGGCGATCGACGGACCCGCGGCCGAGCAGAACCTCTCGCGTCGCGTCGGGAGCGTGACGTCGATTCAGGTGAACGAACCCATCGTGCTCACGATCGAGGATCCCGAGCTCTGGAAGTACCCGTGGATCTACTTCGTGGAGCCGGGCAACCTGCAGCTGACCGAGGCCGAAGTGCCGATCCTGCGGGAGTTCCTGCTGCGCGGCGGCGTCGCGGTGTTCGACGACTTCCACGGCCAGTTCGAGTGGAGCGTGCTCGAGAAGGAACTGAAGCGCGTGTTCCCCGATCGGGCGATCGTCGAGATGACGGCGGACCATCCCGTCTTCCGGTGTTTCTATCAGCTCGACCGGTATCCGCAGATCCCGGGCCTCGGGTCGTTCTTCCGCGGGCGCACGTGGGAGAAGGGCGGGTTCGAGGCGGGCCTCTTCACCATCTACGACGATGGCGGCCGACCCATGGTGTACATCAACTTCAACACCGACATGGGTGACGGCTGGGAGTGGTCCAACGCCGAGGAGTACCCTGGCTACATCCAGTACACCGCGGAGGCCTACCGGATGATCATCAACGAGATCGTCTACGCGCTCACGCACTGA
- the lon gene encoding endopeptidase La codes for MAEPIVTEPSLPTELPVVPLRRAVVFPMTVQPLAVNRPVSVDSINRALAADRMVLLVMQQGEDDDPPAEALRRIGTVAVIRQMAKSPVGLQILVEGLARVRVLEYTREQTAFRARIQAAPEAVERSLEVDAYVRRVRELIDRAVSLSTGLSPELRGLLLSIDDPLRLCYLLASLLDMKADDKQLLLEQDLLTIKLNAVSSALAREISLLELKGKIESQAQQEMSDAQRQYYLRQQLKAIQDELGENEGRDTQDLQQRVEAASLPEHVLAAVTRELDRLERMPQASPEHQMIRTYIEWILEIPWNVVTEDRLDPVEARRALDEDHYDLDKVKERIVEYLAVRKLKGDLKGPILCFAGPPGVGKTSLGQSIARAMNRKFVRISLGGVRDEAEVRGHRRTYIGAIPGRIVQAMKQAGSINPVFMLDEIDKVMAGGFSGDPAAALLEVLDPAQNHSFRDHYLEVALDLSRVLFIATANQLGPVHPALLDRMEVISLVGYTEEDKLHIARRYLIPRQLSEHGLTTADIAIEDAAISRIVAEYTREAGVRTLERQIGAVARKVAARVAMTNEPREVPAAVGGGEAPPRPRHTVSVDDLPDYLGPPRFKSDVAIRTSRPGVATGVAWTETGGEVLFIEASLLPAGKGQIILTGQLGNVMQESARAAVSHIRAQAERLAVSADFLEIHDLHVHVPAGAIPKDGPSAGVTMATAILSALRRVAVREDVAMTGEITLSGLVLPVGGIREKALAARRHGIHTFVLPERNTPDLAELPEDLKRDMTFVPAATLDDVLRVALPADA; via the coding sequence ATGGCCGAGCCGATCGTCACCGAACCCTCGCTTCCCACGGAGCTCCCGGTCGTGCCGCTGCGCCGGGCGGTCGTCTTCCCGATGACGGTCCAGCCGCTGGCGGTGAATCGTCCCGTGTCGGTCGACAGCATCAACCGTGCGCTGGCGGCCGATCGGATGGTCCTGCTCGTCATGCAGCAGGGCGAGGACGACGACCCGCCGGCCGAGGCCCTGCGCCGGATCGGCACCGTGGCGGTGATCCGGCAGATGGCGAAGAGTCCCGTCGGATTGCAGATTCTGGTCGAAGGCCTGGCGCGCGTCCGCGTCCTCGAGTACACGCGCGAGCAGACGGCCTTCCGGGCGCGGATCCAGGCGGCACCCGAGGCCGTCGAGCGCAGCCTCGAGGTCGACGCGTACGTTCGGCGCGTGCGCGAGCTGATCGATCGGGCGGTCTCGCTCTCGACGGGCCTCTCACCGGAACTGCGGGGTTTGCTGCTGTCGATCGACGACCCGCTGCGCCTCTGCTACCTGCTGGCCTCGCTGCTCGACATGAAGGCGGATGACAAGCAGCTGCTGCTCGAGCAGGACCTGCTGACGATCAAGCTCAACGCGGTGTCCTCCGCGCTCGCGCGCGAGATCTCGCTGCTCGAGCTCAAGGGCAAGATCGAGTCGCAGGCGCAGCAGGAGATGAGCGATGCGCAGCGCCAGTACTACCTGCGCCAGCAGCTCAAGGCCATCCAGGACGAGCTCGGCGAGAACGAGGGGCGCGACACGCAGGACCTGCAGCAGCGGGTCGAAGCGGCATCGTTGCCCGAACACGTGCTCGCCGCGGTCACACGGGAACTCGACCGGCTCGAGCGGATGCCCCAGGCGTCACCCGAGCACCAGATGATCCGCACCTACATCGAGTGGATCCTCGAGATCCCCTGGAACGTCGTGACGGAGGACCGGCTCGACCCCGTCGAAGCCCGGCGCGCGCTCGACGAGGACCACTACGACCTCGACAAGGTGAAGGAACGCATCGTCGAGTACCTCGCCGTGCGAAAGCTGAAGGGCGATCTGAAGGGGCCCATCCTGTGTTTCGCCGGCCCGCCGGGGGTCGGCAAGACGTCGCTCGGCCAGTCGATCGCCCGGGCGATGAACCGCAAGTTCGTCCGCATCTCGCTCGGCGGCGTGCGTGACGAGGCCGAGGTGCGCGGCCACCGCCGCACCTACATCGGCGCCATCCCGGGCCGCATCGTCCAGGCCATGAAGCAGGCGGGGTCGATCAACCCCGTGTTCATGCTCGACGAGATCGACAAGGTCATGGCCGGCGGCTTCTCGGGCGACCCGGCGGCCGCGCTGCTCGAGGTGCTCGACCCGGCGCAGAACCACTCCTTCCGGGATCACTACCTCGAGGTGGCGCTCGACCTGTCGAGGGTGCTCTTCATCGCCACGGCGAACCAGCTGGGCCCGGTGCACCCGGCGCTGCTCGACCGCATGGAGGTCATCTCGCTCGTCGGCTACACCGAGGAGGACAAGCTGCACATCGCGAGACGCTACCTGATCCCCCGCCAGCTCTCCGAGCACGGTCTGACGACGGCCGACATCGCCATCGAGGATGCCGCGATCTCGCGCATCGTCGCCGAGTACACCCGTGAAGCCGGCGTGCGCACGCTCGAGCGGCAGATCGGCGCCGTGGCGCGGAAAGTGGCGGCGCGGGTCGCCATGACCAACGAACCCCGCGAGGTCCCGGCCGCGGTCGGTGGGGGTGAGGCGCCGCCGCGCCCGCGGCACACGGTGTCGGTCGACGACCTGCCGGACTACCTGGGCCCGCCCCGGTTCAAGTCCGACGTCGCCATCCGCACGTCGCGTCCCGGCGTCGCCACGGGGGTCGCCTGGACGGAGACCGGCGGCGAGGTGCTGTTCATCGAAGCGAGCCTGCTGCCCGCCGGCAAGGGGCAGATCATCCTGACGGGACAGCTCGGCAACGTGATGCAGGAGTCGGCTCGCGCGGCCGTGAGCCACATCAGGGCGCAGGCCGAGCGGCTCGCGGTGTCGGCCGACTTCCTCGAAATCCACGACCTGCACGTCCACGTGCCGGCCGGCGCGATTCCCAAGGACGGCCCGTCGGCGGGCGTGACGATGGCGACGGCCATCCTCTCGGCGCTGCGCCGCGTCGCCGTCCGCGAGGACGTGGCCATGACCGGGGAAATCACCCTGTCGGGTCTCGTGCTGCCCGTCGGCGGCATTCGCGAGAAGGCGCTGGCGGCGCGCCGCCACGGCATCCACACGTTCGTGCTGCCCGAGCGCAATACGCCCGATCTCGCGGAACTGCCCGAAGACCTCAAGCGTGACATGACGTTCGTTCCCGCCGCCACGCTCGACGACGTGCTGCGCGTGGCGCTGCCGGCGGACGCCTGA
- a CDS encoding M28 family peptidase, whose product MPRPVRHPLLALASGAVVAAAGSLATLQAAGAPPPTPWPAEMERAAASITATELRASLRFLASDLLEGRGTGHPGNERAALYLATMLERLGLEPVAGGTFRQKVPLVTPRLGEPNRLELREAHAREERVTRLESGRDFSPVVGSGSGQITAELAFVGYGISAPEAGHDDYADVDVRGRVVVAFMGQPRLAGAPRPFDGQHAQVARKVAVAAERGAAALLLVPTSPRRVLEGSRLAWPVADSPRSARFALENTIHAMPVVNVSGDAAWKLIASPSTPATSLDALETAVADAIAVPAEERRGAGPRTSFTVQGRRVTVATTVIHEPVVAYNVLAMIEGADPKLRHELVIVGAHFDHDGFDDEGRIFNGADDDGSGTVGVIEIAEAFARAAAEGRRPRRTVVFALWNAEEKGLLGSQHYVDHVAPAGGVPVVKLNMDMIGRSEEVPERQDPRFHGLAPTRAADNANVLHLLGYSRSPDLADIVHAQNAAIGLTLRTEYDFHEQNLLQRSDQWPFLQKRVPAAYFTTGLHPDYHTPDDDVDRIDFAKMERIVRLVFRTAWHVANVDTPPRYREPTPSTDQ is encoded by the coding sequence ATGCCCCGACCCGTCCGTCACCCGCTGCTGGCTCTCGCCTCCGGGGCCGTCGTCGCAGCTGCCGGCTCGCTCGCGACGCTGCAGGCGGCGGGGGCACCGCCCCCGACACCCTGGCCGGCGGAGATGGAACGGGCGGCCGCGTCGATCACCGCCACCGAACTGCGCGCCTCACTCAGGTTCCTGGCGAGCGACCTGCTCGAGGGACGCGGCACCGGGCATCCGGGCAACGAACGAGCCGCGCTCTACCTCGCGACCATGCTCGAACGGCTCGGCCTCGAGCCGGTGGCGGGCGGGACGTTCCGCCAGAAGGTCCCCCTCGTCACGCCCAGACTGGGCGAACCGAACCGCCTCGAGCTCCGCGAGGCGCACGCCCGTGAGGAGCGTGTCACGCGGCTCGAGTCCGGCCGGGACTTCTCGCCCGTCGTCGGTTCGGGCTCCGGCCAGATCACCGCCGAGCTGGCGTTCGTCGGCTATGGGATCTCCGCCCCGGAAGCGGGGCACGACGACTATGCGGACGTCGACGTTCGAGGACGCGTGGTGGTCGCGTTCATGGGCCAGCCCCGGCTGGCGGGCGCGCCGCGCCCCTTCGACGGGCAGCACGCCCAGGTCGCCCGGAAGGTGGCGGTGGCTGCCGAGAGGGGCGCCGCGGCCCTGCTGCTCGTCCCGACCTCGCCACGCCGCGTGCTCGAAGGCAGCCGCCTGGCGTGGCCCGTGGCCGATTCGCCTCGTTCCGCGCGCTTCGCCCTCGAGAACACGATCCACGCGATGCCGGTCGTCAACGTCTCGGGCGACGCGGCGTGGAAGCTGATCGCCTCGCCCTCGACGCCTGCCACCTCGCTCGATGCGCTCGAAACGGCAGTGGCCGACGCGATCGCGGTCCCGGCCGAAGAGCGGCGAGGAGCCGGTCCGCGCACCTCCTTCACGGTACAGGGCCGTCGCGTGACGGTCGCCACGACGGTGATTCACGAGCCGGTCGTCGCGTACAACGTGTTGGCGATGATCGAAGGCGCCGACCCGAAGCTCCGCCACGAGCTGGTAATCGTCGGCGCACACTTCGATCACGACGGCTTCGACGACGAGGGCCGCATCTTCAACGGTGCCGATGACGACGGCTCGGGCACGGTGGGGGTCATCGAGATCGCGGAGGCCTTCGCCCGGGCGGCCGCCGAGGGGCGGCGCCCCAGGCGCACGGTGGTCTTCGCGCTCTGGAATGCCGAAGAGAAGGGACTGCTCGGGTCGCAGCACTACGTCGATCACGTCGCGCCGGCGGGCGGCGTCCCCGTCGTCAAACTGAACATGGACATGATCGGGCGGAGCGAAGAGGTGCCGGAGCGCCAGGACCCGCGCTTTCACGGGCTCGCGCCGACTCGGGCCGCCGACAACGCCAACGTGCTCCACCTGCTCGGGTACAGTCGCAGCCCCGACCTCGCGGACATCGTGCACGCCCAGAACGCGGCCATCGGGCTGACGCTCCGCACGGAGTACGATTTCCACGAGCAGAACCTGCTGCAGCGAAGCGACCAGTGGCCCTTCCTGCAGAAGCGCGTGCCGGCGGCCTACTTCACGACGGGCTTGCATCCCGACTACCACACGCCCGACGACGACGTCGACCGCATCGACTTCGCCAAGATGGAGCGGATCGTGCGGCTGGTCTTCCGGACGGCGTGGCACGTCGCCAACGTCGACACGCCGCCCCGGTACAGAGAGCCGACGCCCTCGACGGACCAGTGA
- a CDS encoding FAD-dependent monooxygenase, whose translation MVEVLIAGAGPAGTAAAIVLARRGMRVLLVDRATFPRDKLCGDTVNPGAMVLLGRLGLAGPVAGSGLPLDGVRVTSPRGVEVRGQYPVTAAGRATRRRDLDALLVAAAAAAGAHVETGVRVVGPLLDTSGASPVVRGALLERAGRRLRVPAAMVVAADGRRSALAGALGLTVVPARPRRWAVGGYFSNVEGLGREGEMHVRASHYVGIAPLPGGLANVCLVTGDRRGLAAPGARLREALAVDPLLAGRFAHARLEGAATSLGPLAVESRAAGVTGLLLAGDAAGFVDPMTGDGVRLAVHGGLLAAEATLRLFDQPATDPLRWLADARRRAFGGKLRFDRALRALVPSAAGVRAGELVATLVPSLLRHVVWVAGDVSLADPLDDDLARCLAPTT comes from the coding sequence ATGGTCGAAGTGCTGATCGCGGGAGCGGGGCCGGCCGGCACGGCCGCGGCTATCGTCCTGGCGCGCCGCGGCATGCGCGTGTTGCTCGTCGACCGCGCGACCTTCCCTCGTGACAAGCTCTGCGGCGACACGGTCAACCCTGGCGCGATGGTCCTGCTCGGCCGGCTGGGCCTCGCCGGACCGGTGGCCGGTTCGGGGCTGCCCCTCGACGGCGTGCGCGTGACGAGCCCGCGCGGGGTGGAGGTGCGGGGGCAGTACCCGGTCACGGCGGCGGGCCGCGCGACTCGTCGCCGCGACCTCGACGCGCTCCTCGTCGCCGCGGCCGCCGCGGCCGGCGCGCACGTCGAAACCGGCGTCCGCGTGGTCGGGCCGTTACTCGACACGTCGGGCGCGTCGCCAGTGGTCCGCGGAGCGTTGCTCGAGCGCGCCGGCCGTCGCCTGCGCGTTCCCGCGGCCATGGTGGTGGCTGCCGACGGCAGGCGATCGGCCCTTGCGGGCGCCCTGGGCCTGACCGTGGTGCCGGCGCGCCCGCGGCGCTGGGCGGTCGGCGGGTACTTCTCGAACGTCGAGGGACTTGGTCGCGAGGGTGAGATGCACGTGCGAGCGTCACACTACGTCGGGATCGCGCCTCTCCCCGGTGGGCTCGCCAACGTCTGCCTCGTGACCGGCGATCGACGAGGCCTCGCCGCGCCAGGTGCGCGACTGCGCGAGGCGCTCGCCGTCGATCCCCTGCTGGCCGGACGGTTCGCGCACGCGCGCCTCGAGGGAGCCGCCACCTCGCTCGGGCCGCTGGCGGTGGAGAGCCGCGCCGCAGGGGTCACCGGCCTGCTGCTCGCCGGCGACGCGGCCGGGTTCGTCGACCCGATGACGGGCGACGGCGTCCGCCTCGCCGTGCACGGAGGGTTGCTGGCGGCCGAGGCGACCTTGCGCCTGTTCGACCAGCCCGCGACCGATCCCCTCCGCTGGCTCGCCGACGCCCGCCGTCGCGCCTTCGGCGGCAAGCTCCGGTTCGATCGGGCCTTACGGGCACTCGTACCCTCGGCCGCAGGCGTCCGGGCGGGCGAACTGGTCGCCACGCTCGTGCCGTCGCTGCTTCGCCACGTCGTTTGGGTCGCCGGTGACGTCTCGCTCGCCGATCCGTTGGACGACGATCTCGCCCGATGCCTGGCCCCGACGACCTGA
- a CDS encoding tetratricopeptide repeat protein, giving the protein MATACIALSARPTCAQDAVDTQAAAPADLASALEHLARGRLDDALGLAAALDAPSRGFVEGRVAVVRGRYQDAERLLRVAAEADPAGEAGLELGLFLHTMGRRDEAVEWLAAVVEGLPDLESANAMVRAARAARALGQFRMANGLFRQALALEPESASVNLHWGELLLEKYNRPEARRSFEAALEVAPDLARAHLGLARVLAGENPPAASAAARRALDIDPTLAAAHVFLAEQALDRREATAAHEAIAKALEINPNHLDARSLVAVVAWLEDRVVDFDREVEQVLALNPLHGEVFRAAGRHAASRYRFEEAAALVRRALDVDPSNTRARADLGLHLLRTGDEEEARQALDEAFQADPYDVVTFNLLAMFDTLQTFEVIEDADLVVKLHPDEAPVLREHVVPLARAALDDLSARYGITPRGPVLVEVFPRHDDFAVRTLGLPGMIGALGACFGRVVTMDSPRARPPGTFNWAATLWHELAHVVTLQLSNQRVPRWLTEGLSVLEERRARAEWGRESEFDFVEAMRRGAVLPLSQLNAGFSDPTTISLAYFQASLVAEHIVEHHGEAAIRRLLQAYGRGLDDAAVFSEVLGGEFETLQASFDRFLEARYGAMRRALDTPDALARQVAGADVETLSRLDAEHPGSFRVLVALGEARSAAGDAEGALDAWRRAAALVPVATGEASPRVAAAELAALLGDPATAASELEAALHHHHTGLPLVRRLAELAAQADDDARRRTAAERLIAIDPFDATAYTTLGRLSLRAGEADAAVRQFRLALTAGVTDTVSARTDLAEGLLLAGRASDAKREVIGALESAPRYERGLELLLRIVDDAAIEQGRR; this is encoded by the coding sequence GTGGCGACAGCCTGTATCGCGCTGTCGGCCCGGCCGACCTGCGCTCAGGACGCGGTCGACACGCAGGCGGCGGCGCCCGCCGACCTCGCCAGCGCGCTCGAGCACCTCGCCCGCGGCCGACTTGACGACGCGCTCGGCCTGGCGGCCGCGCTCGACGCGCCGAGTCGCGGGTTCGTGGAGGGGCGCGTCGCGGTCGTGCGCGGTCGGTACCAGGACGCCGAACGCCTGCTCCGGGTCGCCGCCGAGGCCGACCCGGCTGGCGAGGCTGGCCTCGAACTGGGCCTGTTCCTTCACACCATGGGCCGCCGCGACGAGGCCGTGGAATGGCTCGCCGCCGTGGTCGAAGGCCTGCCCGACCTCGAGAGCGCCAACGCCATGGTGCGTGCGGCACGCGCGGCCCGTGCCCTCGGCCAGTTCCGGATGGCCAACGGCCTGTTCCGCCAGGCGCTCGCGTTGGAGCCGGAGTCGGCTTCGGTCAACCTGCACTGGGGAGAGCTCCTGCTCGAGAAGTACAACCGGCCGGAGGCCCGCCGGTCGTTCGAGGCGGCCCTCGAGGTTGCGCCCGACCTGGCGCGTGCCCATCTCGGGCTGGCGCGCGTGCTGGCCGGCGAGAACCCCCCGGCCGCGTCGGCGGCCGCGCGGCGCGCGCTCGACATCGACCCGACGCTGGCGGCGGCTCACGTCTTCCTCGCCGAACAGGCCCTCGACCGCCGCGAGGCCACCGCGGCGCACGAGGCCATCGCGAAGGCCCTCGAGATCAACCCGAACCACCTCGACGCCCGTTCGCTCGTCGCTGTCGTGGCCTGGCTCGAGGATCGCGTCGTGGACTTCGATCGCGAGGTCGAGCAGGTGCTCGCGCTCAACCCGCTCCACGGCGAGGTGTTCCGGGCCGCCGGCCGGCACGCCGCGAGCCGCTATCGCTTCGAGGAGGCCGCCGCCCTCGTCCGGCGCGCCCTCGACGTCGATCCGTCGAACACGAGGGCGCGCGCCGATCTCGGCCTGCACCTGCTGCGCACCGGCGACGAGGAGGAAGCGCGCCAGGCGCTCGACGAGGCGTTCCAGGCCGATCCCTACGACGTCGTCACGTTCAACCTGCTGGCGATGTTCGACACGCTGCAGACGTTCGAGGTCATCGAGGACGCCGACCTCGTGGTCAAGCTGCATCCCGATGAGGCCCCGGTGCTGCGCGAGCACGTCGTCCCGCTGGCGCGTGCGGCCCTCGACGATCTGTCGGCGCGGTACGGCATCACGCCCCGGGGGCCTGTGCTCGTCGAGGTCTTTCCGCGCCACGACGACTTCGCCGTGCGCACACTCGGCCTGCCCGGCATGATCGGGGCGCTCGGCGCGTGCTTCGGTCGCGTCGTCACGATGGACTCGCCGCGAGCCCGGCCGCCGGGCACGTTCAACTGGGCGGCCACGCTCTGGCACGAGCTCGCGCACGTCGTCACCCTTCAGCTGTCGAACCAGCGGGTACCGCGTTGGCTGACCGAGGGGCTCTCGGTGCTCGAGGAGCGCCGGGCGCGCGCCGAGTGGGGCCGTGAGTCGGAGTTCGACTTCGTCGAGGCGATGAGGCGTGGCGCCGTCCTGCCGCTCTCGCAGCTGAACGCGGGGTTCTCGGACCCGACGACGATCTCGCTCGCCTACTTCCAGGCATCGCTCGTGGCCGAGCACATCGTCGAGCACCACGGCGAGGCGGCGATTCGTCGGCTGCTGCAGGCGTATGGTCGCGGTCTCGACGACGCGGCGGTGTTCTCGGAGGTGCTCGGGGGTGAGTTCGAGACGCTCCAGGCGAGTTTCGATCGCTTCCTCGAGGCGCGCTACGGTGCGATGCGCCGCGCGCTCGACACGCCGGACGCGCTCGCCCGGCAGGTCGCCGGCGCCGACGTCGAGACGCTGTCGCGTCTCGATGCCGAGCACCCCGGCAGCTTCCGCGTGCTGGTCGCTCTCGGCGAAGCCCGGTCGGCAGCTGGCGACGCCGAAGGCGCCCTCGATGCCTGGCGTCGTGCCGCGGCGCTCGTCCCCGTCGCAACGGGAGAGGCGAGCCCCCGCGTCGCCGCGGCGGAGCTCGCGGCCCTGCTGGGTGATCCCGCGACCGCCGCCTCGGAGCTCGAGGCGGCCCTCCACCACCACCACACCGGCCTGCCGCTCGTGCGGCGCCTGGCGGAACTGGCCGCGCAGGCAGACGACGACGCGAGGCGACGCACGGCAGCCGAGCGCCTGATCGCGATCGACCCCTTCGATGCCACGGCCTACACCACGCTCGGTCGGCTCTCGCTCCGGGCGGGCGAGGCCGATGCGGCCGTCCGCCAGTTCCGGCTGGCCCTGACGGCCGGCGTGACCGACACGGTCAGCGCCCGCACGGATCTCGCCGAAGGGCTCCTGCTGGCGGGGCGCGCCTCGGACGCGAAGCGTGAGGTGATCGGGGCGCTGGAGTCGGCGCCTCGGTACGAACGCGGCCTCGAGCTTCTGCTGCGCATCGTCGACGACGCGGCGATCGAGCAGGGACGCCGATGA